From the genome of Vicinamibacteria bacterium:
AACGGGGAGCGAATCGGCGAAGAGCAGTTTCGCGTCTACAAGGACCAGCGCTACGTCCTCGAGACGACGCGCACCCTTTACTGGCCCGAGCCCATGCGCTACGAGGTTCGCTACGAGCTCGAGCGATCTCTCGAGCCGCGCGAAGTTCAGCTCGTGGCCACCCGAGGGGGCATCGTCACCGAGTTGAAGCTCGAGCGAAAGGGCGAGAACTGGCGAGCCGAGGTCAAGGGGCAGGGACGAAAGAAGATGAAACACGAGCTCGGCCGGCGCGCGGGCACCATCGTCGATTTCGAATCTCCGCTCTTCGACGCTCTCGCGCTCAAACGACTCGAGCTCGGCGTGGGCGAGCACCGCGAGATGGATGCCATCACGATGGCTTATCCCGACCTCGTGGCCTCTCGCGAGCCCCAGACATACGAGCGAGTAGAGGACGAGGAGCTCGATACTCCTTTCGGCGGAACGGTGACCGCATCGGTCTACGAGCTCACCCGAAACGAGACCACTCACCGACTGTGGCTCGGTCCGTCAGGGATGATCCTGAAAGCGACCACCGAGCAGCCGGGGAACAACCAGATGGAGACGGTTCTCGTGCGGTTGAAGTCCCAGAGCCCTCCCTGGCCCTGAGCTAGCGGAGATAGCCCAGCGACTCGAGCTCCCGCAGTGTTTTCTCGTCGAGCTCCCGATCGAGCGCGTCTCGTTTGCGGGCGACCGGGAGCATCAGCTCGGGTCCGTAGCGCGCGAAGCGAACGTCGGTATCGAGTGACAGGAGCTCTCGGGCGACGACGCCATCCATGTCCTCGCCCACCGGAAGGCCGAAGAGGTAAAGGAGCGTGGGCGCGACGTCGTAGACGCTAAGAGTCGTCGTCATTCCCGGATTCACCGCGGGACCGGTCATGAGGAAGATCCCGCTCGGCGGAGGGTCCTCTTCCGGTATGTGATAGTGGTCGTAGGTGCCGGCATGGTAGGAGAAGCCGTGATCCGACAAGACGACGAAGTAGGTGTTCTCGTGACCCGGTGCGCT
Proteins encoded in this window:
- a CDS encoding putative glycolipid-binding domain-containing protein; protein product: MHWRLTLVVLSLVCPTLVSIAGGDEKLPHSLGDYEVRLNGERIGEEQFRVYKDQRYVLETTRTLYWPEPMRYEVRYELERSLEPREVQLVATRGGIVTELKLERKGENWRAEVKGQGRKKMKHELGRRAGTIVDFESPLFDALALKRLELGVGEHREMDAITMAYPDLVASREPQTYERVEDEELDTPFGGTVTASVYELTRNETTHRLWLGPSGMILKATTEQPGNNQMETVLVRLKSQSPPWP